A single window of Zea mays cultivar B73 chromosome 10, Zm-B73-REFERENCE-NAM-5.0, whole genome shotgun sequence DNA harbors:
- the LOC103641765 gene encoding SUPPRESSOR OF GAMMA RESPONSE 1 isoform X1, translated as MDTSWIMNGLGFAEKIRSATRSLTLRFGELFARPRARCTNCDCDIDVSDVSLVWPALPAGVKFDPTDLELLQHLQGKSSLPNSVSHSLIDEFIPTIQEKEGICYTHPKNLPGMKMDGSCLHFFNRVRNAYDTGNRKRRRIVVATVGDDVSDGGGVAASGNSRWHKTGSSKPVFDEDGVRQGWKKILVLYRAPKKVGGKPESENWVMHQYHLGAREDETDGEFAVCKVFYQSPLRKNGRPAKTDAAAAAAAESDASVGKINPRTPMTTDPPRPRRLNSSPCNTEQYTPIQEDQGEEEEEEECGTSKMKAEPSECSACYAEASPTIPTSDEPMQATDDALDAGLDTPLPVDGPSMDLFHGLPDLDNAHPFTGLGTWISLDVSYLVCSLVAIDGRHGHERRAHGFVSSSAGHPRTTGWPRGLAGRIPLMRREEGSELAAAVEGASSVVNRRLVAL; from the exons ATGGATAC TTCGTGGATTATGAACGGGCTGGGTTTTGCCGAGAAAATAAGAAGCGCAACTCGGTCGCTCACCCTCCGATTCGGTGAACTTTTTGCGAGACCACGTGCCAGATGCACCAACTGCGACTGCGACATTGACGTTAGTGAT GTTTCTTTGGTGTGGCCAGCACTTCCTGCCGGTGTCAAATTCGATCCTACCGACCTAGAGCTTCTGCAGCATCTACAGGGAAAATCCAGCCTGCCGAATTCAGTGTCCCATTCGCTTATTGACGAGTTCATACCTACTATACAAGAGAAGGAGGGGATCTGCTATACACATCCCAAAAATCTCCCTG GTATGAAGATGGACGGTAGCTGCCTCCATTTCTTCAACAGAGTTCGGAATGCGTATGACACTGGTAACCGCAAGCGTCGAAGGATCGTCGTCGCCACCGTCGGCGACGACGTTTCTGACGGCGGCGGCGTTGCTGCTAGCGGGAACAGCAGGTGGCATAAGACCGGATCGTCCAAGCCCGTATTCGACGAGGACGGCGTGAGGCAGGGCTGGAAGAAGATCTTAGTCCTCTACAGAGCTCCCAAGAAAGTCGGCGGCAAGCCAGAGAGCGAGAACTGGGTGATGCACCAGTACCATCTCGGCGCAAGAGAGGACGAAACCGACGGCGAGTTTGCAGTCTGCAAAGTATTCTACCAGTCGCCGTTGAGGAAAAACGGCAGACCTGCTAAAACAGAcgctgcggctgcggctgcggctgaaTCCGATGCGTCTGTTGGCAAAATCAACCCTAGGACCCCGATGACGACAGATCCTCCCCGGCCCCGCCGGCTCAACAGCAGCCCGTGCAACACCGAGCAGTATACCCCCATCCAGGAGGATCAG ggggaggaagaagaagaagaagaatgtgGCACGTCGAAGATGAAGGCCGAACCATCCGAATGTTCTGCGTGCTATGCTGAAGCATCACCGACTATTCCTACCTCCGACGAACCCATGCAGGCCACGGATGATGCCCTGGACGCAGGACTCGACACACCTCTGCCCGTCGATGGGCCTAGCATGGACCTGTTCCATGGGTTGCCTGACCTGGATAACGCTCATCCGTTCACTGGACTTGGCACATGGATCAGTTTAGATGTGAGCTACCTTGTTTGTTCGCTTGTTGCAATAGATGGCAGGCATGGCCACGAACGACGAGCTCATGGGTTTGTGTCGTCGTCCGCAGGACATCCTCGGACCACAGGATGGCCTCGCGGCCTGGCCGGACGGATTCCTCTGAtgcgacgcgaagaaggctcggagcTGGCGGCAGCAGTGGAAGGAGCCAGTTCTGTTGTTAATCGTCGGCTCGTCGCCTTGTGA
- the LOC103641765 gene encoding SUPPRESSOR OF GAMMA RESPONSE 1 isoform X2, with translation MDTSWIMNGLGFAEKIRSATRSLTLRFGELFARPRARCTNCDCDIDVSDVSLVWPALPAGVKFDPTDLELLQHLQGKSSLPNSVSHSLIDEFIPTIQEKEGICYTHPKNLPGMKMDGSCLHFFNRVRNAYDTGNRKRRRIVVATVGDDVSDGGGVAASGNSRWHKTGSSKPVFDEDGVRQGWKKILVLYRAPKKVGGKPESENWVMHQYHLGAREDETDGEFAVCKVFYQSPLRKNGRPAKTDAAAAAAAESDASVGKINPRTPMTTDPPRPRRLNSSPCNTEQYTPIQEDQGEEEEEEECGTSKMKAEPSECSACYAEASPTIPTSDEPMQATDDALDAGLDTPLPVDGPSMDLFHGLPDLDNAHPFTGLGTWISLDDILGPQDGLAAWPDGFL, from the exons ATGGATAC TTCGTGGATTATGAACGGGCTGGGTTTTGCCGAGAAAATAAGAAGCGCAACTCGGTCGCTCACCCTCCGATTCGGTGAACTTTTTGCGAGACCACGTGCCAGATGCACCAACTGCGACTGCGACATTGACGTTAGTGAT GTTTCTTTGGTGTGGCCAGCACTTCCTGCCGGTGTCAAATTCGATCCTACCGACCTAGAGCTTCTGCAGCATCTACAGGGAAAATCCAGCCTGCCGAATTCAGTGTCCCATTCGCTTATTGACGAGTTCATACCTACTATACAAGAGAAGGAGGGGATCTGCTATACACATCCCAAAAATCTCCCTG GTATGAAGATGGACGGTAGCTGCCTCCATTTCTTCAACAGAGTTCGGAATGCGTATGACACTGGTAACCGCAAGCGTCGAAGGATCGTCGTCGCCACCGTCGGCGACGACGTTTCTGACGGCGGCGGCGTTGCTGCTAGCGGGAACAGCAGGTGGCATAAGACCGGATCGTCCAAGCCCGTATTCGACGAGGACGGCGTGAGGCAGGGCTGGAAGAAGATCTTAGTCCTCTACAGAGCTCCCAAGAAAGTCGGCGGCAAGCCAGAGAGCGAGAACTGGGTGATGCACCAGTACCATCTCGGCGCAAGAGAGGACGAAACCGACGGCGAGTTTGCAGTCTGCAAAGTATTCTACCAGTCGCCGTTGAGGAAAAACGGCAGACCTGCTAAAACAGAcgctgcggctgcggctgcggctgaaTCCGATGCGTCTGTTGGCAAAATCAACCCTAGGACCCCGATGACGACAGATCCTCCCCGGCCCCGCCGGCTCAACAGCAGCCCGTGCAACACCGAGCAGTATACCCCCATCCAGGAGGATCAG ggggaggaagaagaagaagaagaatgtgGCACGTCGAAGATGAAGGCCGAACCATCCGAATGTTCTGCGTGCTATGCTGAAGCATCACCGACTATTCCTACCTCCGACGAACCCATGCAGGCCACGGATGATGCCCTGGACGCAGGACTCGACACACCTCTGCCCGTCGATGGGCCTAGCATGGACCTGTTCCATGGGTTGCCTGACCTGGATAACGCTCATCCGTTCACTGGACTTGGCACATGGATCAGTTTAGAT GACATCCTCGGACCACAGGATGGCCTCGCGGCCTGGCCGGACGGATTCCTCTGA